The following proteins come from a genomic window of Geothrix edaphica:
- the mobA gene encoding molybdenum cofactor guanylyltransferase — protein MKPGTAGLLLLSGGQSRRMGAAKHTLAHPAGGTWGGRLVQVFETVFPGAPIRVLGDPLPDRPELAVIEDAREGPAKALRAWAALEEPAVRRWWVVACDQVRWTPASLEGWAHRAEAADPQALHWVVAQHGGRLQPLGGWLAAALRPAIATATPRSLTALAQSLPHLILPCDGPEWVDVDTPEERRVFEDEA, from the coding sequence GTGAAACCTGGAACCGCGGGGCTGCTGCTCCTGAGCGGGGGCCAGAGCCGCCGGATGGGAGCGGCCAAGCACACCCTGGCGCACCCGGCGGGAGGCACCTGGGGCGGGCGGCTCGTCCAGGTGTTCGAGACCGTCTTCCCGGGAGCGCCCATCCGGGTGCTCGGGGACCCGCTGCCGGACCGCCCGGAACTCGCCGTGATCGAGGATGCCCGCGAGGGCCCCGCCAAGGCGCTCCGGGCCTGGGCCGCGCTGGAGGAGCCCGCCGTGCGCCGCTGGTGGGTGGTGGCCTGCGACCAGGTGCGGTGGACCCCCGCGAGCCTCGAAGGCTGGGCTCATCGCGCCGAAGCCGCCGACCCGCAGGCCCTCCACTGGGTCGTGGCGCAGCATGGGGGCCGCCTCCAGCCCCTCGGCGGCTGGCTTGCCGCAGCGCTCCGGCCCGCCATCGCCACGGCCACGCCACGGTCGCTCACGGCCCTGGCCCAGTCCCTGCCCCACCTCATCCTGCCCTGCGATGGGCCCGAGTGGGTGGACGTGGACACACCGGAGGAGCGGCGCGTGTTCGAGGACGAGGCCTAG
- a CDS encoding (2Fe-2S) ferredoxin domain-containing protein, translated as MDPSRPLPTPEQDAAVTPVMGTALQRQVLVCTAKSCTANGSEAVLEAFKAQLIDEKLLFYKGNREGEVQCIHCGSVGFCAIGPAVLVYPDGIWYAHVTPADVPEIIESHLKGGVPVERLVRKRLG; from the coding sequence ATGGATCCATCCCGTCCCCTTCCCACGCCCGAGCAGGATGCCGCCGTGACCCCTGTGATGGGGACCGCGCTGCAGCGGCAGGTGCTGGTCTGCACTGCGAAGAGCTGCACGGCCAACGGGTCCGAGGCCGTGCTGGAGGCCTTCAAGGCCCAGCTGATCGACGAGAAGCTGCTCTTCTACAAGGGCAACCGCGAGGGCGAGGTGCAGTGCATCCACTGCGGCTCCGTGGGCTTCTGCGCCATCGGACCGGCGGTGCTGGTGTACCCGGACGGCATCTGGTACGCCCACGTCACGCCCGCCGACGTGCCCGAGATCATCGAGAGCCACCTCAAGGGCGGCGTGCCGGTGGAGCGGCTGGTGCGGAAACGGCTGGGCTGA
- the moaA gene encoding GTP 3',8-cyclase MoaA codes for MPSSFPMPTNNQPPRMLRLKDGLKDGLGRAITYLRVSVTEQCNLACVYCKPRTGALERAEPPAMSRNEVVQAVQVFTSLGIRKVRLTGGEPLMRRDLETIVAGISPEVEGRVHLTTNGFHLARRARGLRDAGLCGVNISLDAAERGAFERLTRKDGLSRVLAGIEAARAAGLKTKLNAVVLRGWNEDQILPLARLAQAEGIQVRFIEFMPYQGNGWGQDQFMPATEILGLVQEGLGAPLEEEPVVGLEEGPARIFRLPDSEGKVGVISTLSADFCDRCNRVRLTSRGELQACLFGNRPVDLLEPLRNHASHEDLARLIRQTLTEKLDCHPMRRGQKPEFANGMWQVGG; via the coding sequence GTGCCCTCCTCTTTCCCCATGCCCACCAACAACCAGCCGCCCCGCATGCTGAGGCTGAAGGACGGGCTCAAGGACGGGCTGGGGCGGGCCATCACCTACCTGCGGGTCTCCGTGACCGAGCAGTGCAACCTGGCCTGCGTGTACTGCAAGCCGAGGACCGGGGCCCTGGAGCGGGCGGAGCCGCCCGCCATGAGCCGCAACGAGGTGGTCCAGGCCGTGCAGGTCTTCACGAGCCTGGGCATCCGGAAGGTGCGGCTCACGGGCGGGGAACCCCTGATGCGCCGCGACCTGGAGACCATCGTCGCCGGCATCAGCCCGGAGGTGGAGGGTCGGGTGCATCTCACCACCAACGGCTTCCACCTGGCCCGGCGCGCCCGGGGGCTGCGCGACGCGGGACTGTGCGGCGTGAACATCAGCCTGGACGCCGCCGAGCGTGGAGCCTTCGAGCGCCTCACCCGCAAGGACGGGCTCTCCCGGGTGCTGGCCGGAATCGAGGCTGCCCGCGCCGCCGGTCTCAAGACCAAGCTGAACGCCGTGGTGCTGCGCGGCTGGAACGAGGACCAGATCCTCCCCCTGGCCCGCCTCGCGCAGGCCGAGGGCATCCAGGTCCGCTTCATCGAGTTCATGCCCTACCAGGGCAACGGCTGGGGGCAGGACCAGTTCATGCCCGCCACCGAGATCCTCGGCCTCGTCCAGGAGGGCCTCGGCGCTCCGCTGGAGGAGGAGCCGGTGGTCGGCCTTGAGGAGGGTCCGGCGCGGATCTTCCGCCTGCCGGACAGCGAGGGCAAGGTGGGCGTCATCTCCACCCTCAGCGCCGATTTCTGCGACCGCTGCAACCGTGTGCGCCTCACCAGCCGCGGCGAGCTGCAGGCCTGCCTCTTCGGGAACAGGCCCGTCGACCTGCTGGAACCGCTGCGGAACCACGCCTCCCACGAGGACCTGGCCCGCCTCATCCGGCAGACCCTCACCGAGAAGCTGGACTGCCATCCGATGCGCCGCGGCCAGAAACCGGAGTTCGCCAACGGCATGTGGCAGGTGGGCGGGTGA